A single region of the Sulfitobacter geojensis genome encodes:
- a CDS encoding YoaK family protein, whose product MLIKVGDDRSTSVDLVLAGLLSSMAGALNAVGFLIAGTFTANMTGNISASADHLANGAVVMSLSFIGLVIAFVTGAAVAAFAIQTGEARGVRSVYALAIVGEAVVLLALGLGLIYSSQILPETFLVIVLSFVMGLQNAVTTMISRARVRTTHVSGMATDIGIELAALTGDSSTRSTALPKLKLHILTLACFAIGGVGGALLFQTIGSWLFVLAGLILLLIAVPEARRGRRR is encoded by the coding sequence ATGCTGATCAAAGTAGGCGATGACCGGAGCACGAGCGTTGATTTGGTCTTGGCCGGTTTGTTGTCCTCCATGGCGGGCGCGCTGAACGCCGTCGGTTTTTTGATTGCCGGGACGTTTACGGCAAATATGACGGGCAATATCTCGGCTTCTGCGGATCATCTGGCGAATGGTGCGGTTGTGATGTCGCTGTCATTTATCGGGTTGGTGATCGCCTTTGTTACAGGAGCAGCCGTAGCAGCTTTTGCCATCCAGACTGGCGAAGCAAGGGGCGTCCGGTCAGTATACGCCCTCGCGATTGTTGGTGAGGCGGTGGTGCTTCTGGCGCTGGGTCTGGGGCTGATTTACTCTTCGCAAATCCTACCGGAGACCTTTCTGGTCATCGTTCTTAGCTTTGTGATGGGGCTGCAAAACGCGGTCACCACTATGATCTCGCGCGCCAGGGTCCGCACCACCCATGTCTCGGGCATGGCGACAGACATCGGCATCGAACTGGCGGCACTGACCGGCGACAGCTCAACGCGCAGCACCGCACTGCCCAAATTGAAACTTCACATCCTGACGCTTGCGTGTTTTGCCATTGGCGGTGTTGGCGGGGCCTTGTTGTTCCAGACCATCGGAAGCTGGTTGTTTGTCCTTGCGGGTCTTATTCTGCTGCTGATTGCGGTACCAGAAGCGCGGCGCGGGCGGCGACGCTGA
- a CDS encoding ester cyclase, producing MTEPIQTAKAVTQAHFTALAGATADTVADVLGAGMSPDAIWRGVHPFNVQTGPQGAARAFWQPLLTAFSGLQRREDIFFGATNSIADQSGVWTCSMGHLMGLFDAPFLNIPPTRKIAMLRYAEFNRVADGKIVETALFCDLLHLMTQAGVGRFPQQTAAHLVQPGPRGNDGLLYSPQDAGEGAKTLALINRMIGAIDAANADPRALTPREELQRDWHDDMIWWGPEGIGATYTIDRYIEQHQGPFRRHLSDRSFNGHLARFSEGNYGGFFGWPNLSLTNSNGFMGIAANDTRADMRVVDIYRRDGDKLAENWVFIDMLHFLKMQGVDVLAELSG from the coding sequence ATGACCGAACCGATCCAGACCGCCAAAGCCGTCACACAAGCACATTTCACCGCCCTTGCCGGTGCCACCGCCGATACGGTTGCCGATGTGCTTGGCGCAGGTATGTCGCCTGACGCGATCTGGCGTGGTGTGCATCCCTTCAACGTTCAAACCGGACCGCAGGGGGCGGCCCGTGCGTTTTGGCAACCGCTTTTGACGGCCTTCTCTGGCTTGCAACGGCGCGAGGACATCTTTTTCGGCGCGACAAACAGTATTGCGGATCAATCCGGCGTCTGGACCTGTTCCATGGGCCATCTCATGGGGTTATTCGACGCGCCGTTTCTTAACATCCCGCCGACCCGCAAAATCGCCATGCTGCGCTACGCCGAATTCAACCGTGTCGCGGACGGTAAAATCGTGGAAACCGCCCTGTTTTGCGACCTGTTACACCTGATGACGCAGGCCGGTGTCGGACGTTTTCCCCAGCAAACCGCCGCCCATCTGGTGCAACCGGGACCGCGTGGGAATGACGGTCTGCTTTACAGTCCGCAAGACGCTGGTGAAGGCGCGAAAACGCTGGCCTTGATCAACCGGATGATCGGCGCAATTGATGCCGCCAATGCAGACCCACGGGCCCTGACCCCGCGCGAGGAACTGCAGCGCGACTGGCACGACGATATGATCTGGTGGGGACCGGAGGGCATCGGCGCAACCTATACGATTGACCGCTATATCGAACAGCACCAAGGACCGTTTCGCCGCCACCTGTCCGACCGCAGCTTCAACGGTCATCTGGCGCGGTTTAGCGAGGGCAACTACGGCGGCTTTTTCGGTTGGCCCAACCTGTCGCTGACCAATTCAAACGGGTTTATGGGAATCGCCGCAAACGACACCCGCGCCGATATGCGGGTGGTCGATATCTACCGGCGTGACGGCGACAAACTGGCCGAGAACTGGGTATTCATCGACATGCTGCATTTTCTCAAAATGCAGGGGGTGGATGTCTTGGCCGAGTTGTCGGGATAA